A window from Frischella perrara encodes these proteins:
- the rpmC gene encoding 50S ribosomal protein L29, translating to MKAKELREKSVEELNTELLNLLREQFNLRMQLASGQLQQTHLVKQVRRNIALVKTLITEKAGA from the coding sequence ATGAAAGCAAAAGAGCTACGTGAAAAAAGCGTTGAAGAGTTAAATACTGAACTTCTAAATTTATTACGTGAACAATTTAATTTACGTATGCAATTAGCAAGCGGTCAGTTACAACAAACTCATTTAGTTAAACAAGTGCGTCGTAATATCGCATTAGTTAAAACACTAATAACTGAAAAGGCGGGTGCGTAA
- the rplV gene encoding 50S ribosomal protein L22: METIAKYRHARSSAQKVRLVADLVRGKSVSQALDILTFTNKKAAVLVKKVLESAIANAEHNDGADIDDLKVAKIFVDEGPTMKRIMPRAKGRADRILKRTSHITVIVSDR; this comes from the coding sequence ATGGAAACAATTGCAAAATATCGCCACGCTCGTTCTTCTGCACAGAAAGTTCGCTTAGTTGCTGATTTAGTGCGCGGTAAGAGTGTGTCACAGGCACTTGATATTTTAACTTTCACTAATAAAAAAGCTGCAGTGTTAGTTAAAAAAGTATTAGAGTCTGCTATTGCTAATGCAGAGCATAACGACGGTGCTGATATTGATGATCTGAAAGTTGCGAAAATATTCGTAGATGAAGGCCCAACCATGAAGCGTATTATGCCTCGTGCAAAAGGTCGTGCAGATCGAATTTTGAAGCGTACGAGTCACATTACTGTGATCGTGTCTGATCGCTAG
- the rplP gene encoding 50S ribosomal protein L16, producing MLQPKRTKFRKMHKGRNRGLAAGADISFGTFGLKAVGRGRLTARQIEAARRAMTRAVKRQGKIWIRVFPDKPITEKPLEVRMGKGKGNVEYWVALIQPGKVLYEMDGVPEEVAREAFALAAAKLPIKTTFVIKTVM from the coding sequence ATGTTACAACCAAAGCGTACAAAATTCCGTAAAATGCATAAGGGTCGCAATCGCGGTCTAGCTGCAGGTGCCGATATTAGTTTCGGTACTTTCGGTCTTAAGGCTGTTGGTCGTGGTCGTTTGACTGCGCGCCAGATCGAAGCAGCACGTCGTGCTATGACTCGTGCAGTTAAACGTCAAGGTAAAATCTGGATTCGAGTTTTCCCTGATAAACCAATTACTGAAAAACCACTTGAAGTGCGTATGGGTAAAGGTAAGGGTAACGTTGAGTACTGGGTTGCACTAATTCAACCAGGTAAAGTCCTTTATGAAATGGATGGTGTACCGGAAGAAGTTGCTCGTGAAGCATTTGCGTTGGCAGCAGCAAAACTGCCGATTAAAACCACCTTTGTAATTAAGACGGTGATGTAA
- the rpsQ gene encoding 30S ribosomal protein S17 yields the protein MTTNVRTQQGRVISDKMDKSIVVAIERKVKHPLYGKFIKRTTKLHVHDENNECGIGDTVEIKECRPLSKTKSWTLVRVVEKAVI from the coding sequence ATGACTACTAATGTTCGTACTCAGCAAGGTCGTGTTATTAGCGACAAAATGGATAAATCTATTGTTGTTGCTATTGAACGTAAAGTGAAACATCCATTATATGGTAAGTTCATTAAACGTACGACTAAATTGCATGTACATGATGAGAATAATGAGTGTGGTATCGGTGATACTGTAGAAATCAAGGAATGCCGTCCACTTTCTAAGACTAAGTCTTGGACTCTAGTTCGAGTTGTAGAGAAGGCAGTTATTTAA
- the rpsC gene encoding 30S ribosomal protein S3 codes for MGQKVNPNGIRLGIVKPWTSTWYADTKEFADNLDGDFKVRQFLNKELAQASISKIVIERPAKSIRVTIHTARPGIVIGKKGEDVEKLRNTVASIAGVPAQINIAEVRKPELDAKLVADSITSQLERRVMFRRAMKRAVQNAMKAGAKGIKVEVSGRLGGAEIARSEWYREGRVPLHTLRADIDYGLSEALTTYGIIGVKVWIFKGEILGGMAAVEQVEKPAAQPKKQRKGRKQ; via the coding sequence ATGGGTCAAAAAGTAAATCCAAATGGTATCCGATTAGGTATTGTCAAACCTTGGACATCTACCTGGTATGCGGATACAAAAGAATTCGCTGATAATTTAGATGGCGACTTTAAAGTACGTCAGTTCTTAAATAAAGAATTAGCGCAAGCGTCAATCTCGAAAATCGTTATTGAACGTCCAGCTAAGAGTATTCGTGTTACTATTCACACAGCTCGTCCTGGTATCGTAATCGGTAAGAAAGGTGAAGACGTAGAAAAATTGCGTAATACCGTAGCGAGTATTGCTGGTGTACCAGCACAAATTAATATTGCAGAAGTTCGTAAACCTGAACTTGATGCAAAATTAGTTGCTGACAGCATCACTTCACAATTAGAACGTCGTGTAATGTTCCGTCGTGCGATGAAGCGTGCAGTACAAAATGCTATGAAAGCAGGTGCGAAAGGTATTAAAGTTGAAGTTAGTGGTCGTTTAGGCGGTGCAGAAATCGCTCGTAGCGAATGGTATCGTGAAGGTCGTGTGCCATTACATACACTTCGTGCTGACATTGACTATGGACTTTCAGAAGCACTAACTACCTATGGTATTATTGGTGTTAAAGTGTGGATCTTCAAAGGTGAGATCCTTGGTGGTATGGCTGCCGTTGAACAAGTAGAAAAACCTGCTGCTCAACCGAAAAAGCAGCGTAAAGGCCGAAAACAATAA